The DNA sequence ATTCGGGTAGTAGATCGACGTGATGAATGGGGATTGGGATTGTTTTGGCAACAGAATCGTAAATCCAAGCCGTTCCAGGCCTTCTGAAAGGATCTGCTGATTGCGCTTGTAGCGCTCGTACCGTTTGGCCACTCCACCCTCTGCTTCCAACTCGATCAATGCTTGATAAAAAGCTCGCACCACATGAGTCGGAGAGGTGAAACGCCATTTTCCGTTATGCTTCTCCATTGTCTCCCATTGGTCATACAGATCAAGGGAAAGCGTCCGTGCACCGCCTTTGCATGCCGCAAGCTCCGTCGTTTTGGCGATGATAAATCCGAAACCCGGCACACCTTGAATGCATTTGTTGGCGCTGGAAATCAGGTAATCGATGTGTAGGTCGGCGATGTCCATCGGAACCCCTCCGAAGCTGCTCATCGCATCCACGATAAAGGTTTTGCCATAGCGCTTTGCAACCTCGCCAATATCCGCGATTGGGTTGAGCATGCCCGTTGTCGTTTCGGAATGAACGACTGCGATGTGGGTGATCGTCGCGTCTTTTTCCAGCAGCTGTTCCACAGGAGCAGCTGATACCGGAGTGACTTCCCCGAAATCAATGACTTCTGTCTCGATGCCATGAACGCGTGCCATCTGCACCATGCGGTCTCCATAAGCTCCATTGGTCAGGACGAGTAGCTTGCCATCTGCCGGAATGACACTGCTCAATACGGCTTCCACACTAAAAGTGCCGCTGCCTTGCATCAGTATGGTTGTGTATTCCTCAAAACGAGTCGTAGCGAGTCGAACCAGCTTTCCTCTGATTTCCTGTACCAGCTCGTTGTAATCTCGATCCCATGTGCACCAGTCGCGCATCATCGCCTCTCGCACCCTCGGAGATGTCGTCAGTGGCCCTGGCGTCAGTAGCAAATAAGGATTGTCCGTTGTCGTTTGGTTCGTCATTCGTCCCATTCCTTTCGATTCCATGTTGGGTACTCGATGATTTAGGCTACTCTCCTACTGCCATGCGCTCATTGATTTGCGCCAATACTTCATCGAGGCAGCCAATTTCATCGATCACGTAGTGCGCGCCTGCTTCCAGTAATCGCTCTGTAGCACGAGCGAGCTTTTCCTCCAACACTTCCTCTGGCAATTGCTGTACTTCCTCCTGGGACAGTCCCAGCTCGCTACCGCCTTTTAAAACACCTACCGTCCACATTCCTGCGTTGCGGCCTTCCTTCATGTCACTCGTGGTGTCGCCAACCTTCACCATGGCGCCCATCGGATAGCAGTCAAGCAGCATCGCATTTTGATAGCACATCCACGGATAAGGTCGCCCTGCAGGCACTTCGCTCGGTGTCACGAGAACATCTGGTGCGTAGCCCTGTTCCTTGGCCGAGACCGTCACCACATCCATCATCTTGCGGGTATAGCCTGTTGTAGAACCGAGCTTGATTCCTTGGGTGCGCAAGCGGTTTGCCAGCTCGACTGCTCCTGGTACCGGTGTCGCATACTCGTGCAACGTCTCCATCAGCATCGGCTCAAAATCGGCGTAAAGCTCATCCACATCATTTTCATCTGGTGTGCGTCCGTACTTTTCCTGCCATAGTGTGGCTACACGCTCCATCTTGCACAATGTCTGGATGTGATCCCGCTTCAGCATGCCCATCGGCTCCCGCGCTTCCTCTGCGGTCAGCTCGATCCCACGATTTTTAAATACTTGCAAAAATACGGCCAGGGGTGCAAAACATCCATAATCCACCATCGTACCTGCCCAGTCAAAGACAACTGCTTTTATCATTTACGCCACCTGCTCCTTTTTCTTGGTTCGTCCATGCTGAGCGCTTGCGAATTCTCGCCGCGATCCTTTCAGCGCCTGCACGTGCGATGATGTTGAGGAGGACGATCAGTACAGACATAGCTGCTGCAGGTGCTACATCCCCTGCGTCGTCCATGTTGACGATTGAGACAGAAGCGAGCTTGAAATCTGCTGCGTACAGAAAGACCACTGCCGAGATCGTGACCATAGAATTGATGAAAAAGTAGACGGCCATTTCGACAATCGCTGGTGTACAAACCGGAACAGTCACTCGCCAAAACACCTTTGCCCGTGATATACCCATTGATTCAGCTGCCATTTCAAACTCCGGATCAAGCTTTTTAAGTGCCGTGGTCGCTGTGATGAACGATACGGCAAAAAAGTGAATCACGTTGGCTAAGATCAGCATCCAGATCGTTCCGTACAAACCGTGAAATGGATTCGCCGGGTTGTTGAAGAAGAAAATGTAAGCCAAACCGATGACCATACCAGGTAGTGCCAGTGGGAGAATCGACAGGAAGTAACCCGCTTGCCGAAGGCCACTCCACACCTGCGATTTCTCAATGACGTAGGCAGCGCCAAAGGTGACGACCGTTCCCGCTACTGCCGTGATCAATGCAACGACGATGCTGTTCCACAATGGCCCCATCCCTTCTCCAGCCACATTGGAAAAGTCGTAGTGCTGCCACCCGAAGCTCAGGTCGTACGGCCATACTTTGACAAAGGAAGCGAGTACGACAGCTGCCATGAGCAGCAGCAGAAATCCACTCATAGCCAAGCAAAAGAGAAAGAAAAAGGTATCTCGTATCCGGTTTTCCTTGATGCGATACGGCTTTGACTTTGCCGTGACCGCGGCGTGCTGCTTGCGTTCGACGATGCGGTCTACGATAAAAGCAACTAGTGCAGGGAGGATTAAAAGCAGTCCCACCGTCGCGCCCATCGTCATGTTTTGCTGTCCAATGACTTGCTTGTACACATCGGTAGCCAGAACGGAAAACTGTCCGCCCACGACCTTTGGGGCACCAAAGTCTGTAAACGCGAGTGTAAAGCAAACGAAGCATGCACTGACAATCCCGTATTTCACACTCGGAATCGTAACAATCCAAAACTTGCGCCAGTGACTGGCTCCGAGTGTATCAGCAGCCTCATAGAGCTGGTAGTCCGCGAATGCCATCGACACAGCTAGAATCAAGTACGCTTGTGGAAAGACGTAGACGATCTCTGCCAAAATGATTCCCACAGGACCGTACAGGTCAATGTCCCATGTAAATGGCAGCATCCCGAAGATTCCTGTCGTGACCAGTCCCTGATTGCCGAACAGATAGGTCAAGGCAATCCCGTGCATCATCGTAGGTGCAAACAGCGGCAAGAGCGCCACCGCCCGAAATGCTCGCTTTCCACGAATTCCGCTACGCGTCAGGGCGTACGCGAATAAAAAAGCTAGAATTACCGCCACGACTGTGGTCATCACGGAGATGTGCATTGTATTCGTTAGCGATTGGGACAACGCCGGTGTAGAAAAGTAAGTCAGGAAGTTGTTCAGGCCGATGAAATTCCCCGCACGGTCGTAAAAGGCCTTCGAAAAGAGCTGGGTTAAAGGTAGTAGCACAGTTGCCAGCAGCGCCACGACGACGAGCGTAATCAACCATTTTTGCACCGACTTGCCACTTTGCTGCATCACAGAAGCTTTCATTCCCTTCTCCCCTGTTCCTTTGCAGCAGCTGCCTGGTCCTGTTCAAAGCGGAGCAGATGCTCCATGGGAAGCTCCAGCCACACTTTTTGTCCCCGATGAATTCCCAGCTTGCTCACTTGAGAGGCGGGCAAGTCGAGGGTCAACGGCTCCGTCGTCTGCCCATTCTCCTCTTGCCATTCCAGATAAATGCGATAGAACCCACCACGAAACTCATTTTCCTGAATGGTCGCGGGAATCCCGCACTCCTACTCATGCGGCATGATGCGTACATGCTCAGGACGAATGGCCAGCAAATTCTGGACCTCGCTCTGCCCTGTCTTAATACGTCGACTCTCGATAAAGTTGATCGCTCCGATAAAATCAGCGACGAACGGTGTGGCGGGCTTGTTGTAGATGGTCTCCGGTGTCCCGACCTGGACCACTTCCCCGTGATTCATCACGACAATTTTGTCTGCCATCGTCAATGCTTCATCCTGATCATGAGTAACCATGACCGTCGTCATCCCGAATTTCTCGTGCAGTCGGCGAATTTCTCGACGAAGCTTTTGGCGTACCTTTGCATCTAGAGCAGAGAGAGGTTCATCCAGTAACAGTACGTCTGGCGAAAGGGAGATCGCACGTGCCAAAGCAATCCGTTGCTGCTGACCTCCTGAGAGCTGGGCTGGATATTTGGTTGCGATAGGTGATAAATCCACCATATCCAGTGCTTCCTCTACCTTTGCTGCAATCTCTTGCTTGGACAGCTTTTTCTCTTGCAGCCCAAAAGCGATGTTTTCGGCTGCTGTCAGATTAGGAAACAGGGCATACGACTGGAACATCATGGCAATATTTCGCTTTGCAGGCGGCAGGGAAGTAATCTCCCTGCCTCCTACGATCATGCTTCCTGTCGTCGGTTGCTCCAGCCCTGCGATCATCCTGAGCAACGTTGTCTTGCCACAGCCGCTAGGGCCGAGCAAGCAGACGAACTCATTTTTGGCAATATCGATTGAGACGTGCTCCAATGCAGCAAACAGACCAAAGCGCTTACTGACCCCTTGTATGGATAAATAGGATTTTGTCATGCGGTATCTCCTCGTTGCTTACTTAGGCTCGCTCTTGGTAGCGTAGCGTTTTTCCCACTCAGCCAATACTTTCTCGCGGTTTTCAGCCGCTTTTTTCAGATCGAGAGGAACCAGTTGTTTCAATGGATCTACGGAATATCCTTCGGGCAGAGATGTTCCTTCTTGCTTCACACTGACGATAGCGAAGTTTTGGTTGTAGGCTTTCATCACTTCGTCAGAGATCGCCCAGTCGAGGAACAGCTTTGCTTCAGGCTTGATTTGCGCTTTTTTCATCAAAGCATTGGCTTCTACGTCCCAGCCGGAGCCTTCCTCAGGGAAGACGACCTCAATCGGCGCTCCTTTTTTCTTTTCCGTAATGGCACGGTAGCCAAAGGAAATCCCGATCGGATATTCTCCCGACGCTGCCATCTTTGCTGGTTTGGAGCCAGAGTGCGTGTAGATTGCCATATTATCGTGCAATTTGTCCAGGTAAGACCAACCATTAGCATCGCCTTTCAGCTGCATCACACCATTGATGGTCAAGAGTCCTGTTCCCGAGGATGCAGGGTTCGGCATGACGATCATCCCTTTGTATTCGGGCTTCGCCAGGTCCTCGTAGGAACGCGGAATCGGCAGATTGCGTTTTTCCAGCTCCTTGGTGTTCACAGCAAACGCGGTCTCCCATGCATCGATGCCTACCCAGTGCGTAGGGGCTTTGTCATCTTTAAACTCAGCGGATACTTTCTCGACACCTTTTGGCGAGTAGCCTTCCAGCATGCCTTGTTGATCGAGAACCAATAGGCTTGTAGCTGCGGTACCCCATACGACGTCTGCTTGTGGATTGTCTTTTTCCGCCAGCAATTTGGCTGTGACAATGCCCGTAGAGTCGCGGACGATGTTGACTTTCACATCCGGGTATTTTGCCTTGAAGGACTCCAGGTACGTTTTAATCTGATCATCTTCCAGAGCTGTGTAGACGGTGATTTCCCCGGATTGACTAGCGGCGCTTCCTCCTGATGTGGAACCTTGTGTGTTTGTTTGGGACTGTGATGCTTGGCCACAGCCAGTGAGTACGGCGATCGATAAAAAGGACGCAAGTAAAGGATAATGCCACTTCTTCATGAGAATCTCTCCTCTGTGTGGGAATGTTCATTTCCTATTCCTGCGTCCTATATTACGGTCGAAATATTAAGTTGATATGAATGACACGTTAAGGAATTGTTTTTTAGTGTTTTTAATTTGTTTTTCCTTTGTTTTGATATTACTCATCCTTCAGTTTGTTGATGCTTTAAAAAAAGAGATCAACCAGCAGAAACTGGCGACCTCTTCTCGTGTGAACGCTTTATTCCTTTTGTAATGCAGCTTCCACCGCAGAAATCGCATGGATTTCAGTCGTATCATACACCGGAACCGAACAATCCGCTTGCGTAATCAACAGCCCGATTTCTGTACAGCCGAGAATAATCGCCTCAGCACCTGCTTCGATCAGTTCTGAAATGACTTTGAGATAGGCAAGCTTTGATTCCTCTCGAATGATGCCCCGGCACAGCTCCTCATAGATAATCTCATGAACGGTCTGCCTACCTTGCTCGTCTGGAATCAGTACATCCAGTCCATGCGTGTCTCGCAAACGTCCTGTGTAAAAATCTTGTTCCATCGTAAAGCGTGTCGCGAGCAAGCCGACTCGCTGTTGTCCATCCGCCTTGATCTTCATGGCTGTCGCATCCGCGATGTGCAGGAAAGGTAGACTAGTCGCGCCCTGTATTGCATAGGCGAGCTTGTGCATCGTATTGGTACACAGAACGATCAGATCAGCCTCCGCCGCTTCCAGACGTCTTGCCGCGTCAGCCATGTGCTCTCCCGCTTCCTCCCATTTCCCCGCATTCTGCAATTCCTCGATTTCCGCAAAGTCGACGGAGTAGAGAATGCATTTAGCTGAGTGAAGGCCGCCCAACCTGTCCCTCACTGCCTCATTCACTAACTGGTAGTACACATGGGAAGATTCCCAGCTCATGCCGCCGATCAGTCCGATTGTTTTCATCTGTGCATTCCCTCCTGTTCTCATGCCTCTTCCAGCTCTTTGATTTTTTCCAGTCGTTTAACGTTGCCAACAAAAGGCGTATGAAGCCACGTCTTTACGATCTCATGGCCTAGCGTGTGTCCGATTATCATTTCCCCTAAAGCTAGTACATTGGAGTCGTTGTACAGGCGGGTCTGCTCCGCGGAAAACGTATCGTGCACGAGCGCACAGCGCACACCCTTTACTTTGTTCGCAGCAATGGACATCCCGATGCCTGTCCCACACACGAGAATTCCCCGATCATAGGTACCAGAAGCAACAGCCTTTGCGACCATTTCTGCATAGTCCGGGTAGCCTTTCGAATAATCGTCTGACGTCGGATCATCGCATCCAAAGTCTTTTACATCGACCTGATCAGCAACCAGCTCTTCCAGAATGTATTGCTTTAAGGCGTATCCCCCGCGATCGGAGGCTAAGGCGATCTTCATCAGATTCCCTCCACTCCTTTTATTCCTTCTTCTATACATTCCGAAATGTTGTCTGTAAAATCGCGCGAGCTTTATTCGTATGGAGCGACGTATCTAACGGGATTCCCAGCTCACTTGCCTTTTCAACTGTTAGCTCGTCTTCTTTTACCAGATCAGGATTGAGTTCTAGTCCTCGCGCCATTTTCCTGCAAAACGTGTAGTAGCTCTCTTTTTCAGCTGGCCCTAGATGCAAGGTACCCGTGTATGAGCTCGGCATGAGTTCGGTTATTGCCCGCGCCAAATCGTCAACATGAATAAAGGTTTTATACAAGTTTCCCGTGCGCACGACTTCGCGTCCTTGTTCCAGCTCGACTGCCAACGCTCTTACCCTTTTGTCCCACATACCTTCATCGTTTTTCCCGTAGATCGGACCAAAGCGTAAAATAAGATGATTTTCATTCCGTTCGCGGACAAGCTCTTCTCCTCTTATTTTTGCGAGACAATAGCCTGCCAGCGGATTCCTTTCGTCGAGTAGCTCTGTTTCCTCCTCTTCCTGAAAGGGACCGGTCTTTTGCCCGAAAACACCGTCGGTGGAAAGATAAATTATTTTTGAATTTTCCGACACAAACTCCAGCAACGTTTGCATGCCTTTTGAAATCAATTCTTGTGCGTCAATATTGTCCTTCCCCAGGAGCGACCAAATGACCACATCAGGTAAGAACTCGTCTAGCAAGCCTGCAAACAAAGAGGCATCCTTCACATCGACGCGCTTCAATGCAGAACGCATGGGCGAAGAAAAGCAAGTAGCCACGATCTCATTCTCCTGATCTTGCTTGAGGTGCCGAAAAATTTGTGCTCCTAGATAGCCGCTTCCGCCCAGCAAAAGAACCTTGCGCTTTGTCATATGTGGACGAACCTCCTCACGCTTCCCTCCGAATCCCACATGTCTTTTTCCTGTTTGTTCCAGTACAATATAACGCAGAGCAACTACAGAATCTACTAGAAATAAAGCGAGGTTTCGAGAGGGGATGAAATCGTGAGCAAAAAAATTGTTTTGGCAGGCGGTTCCGGTTTCCTAGGGAACGCCTTGGCTGGTTTTTTGATGGATAAAGGCTATGAGGTCGTAATCCTGACGAGAGGCACTTCTCACGACGACCAACCCATCCGTCATGTACATTGGGACGGAGCCACTCCCGGTAATTGGACACATGAGATCAGCGGGAGTTATGCCGTTATCAATTTTACGGGCAAAAGCGTAAATTGCCTGTACACACAAAAAAACAAGGACGAAATCATTCGCTCTCGACTGGACTCCGTTCGTGTCCTGACAGATGCCATCCTAAGTAGTGCACATCCTCCTCAAGCCTTTGTGCAGGCAGGCTCGCTCGCCATCTTTGGGGATACCGATCAGGAATGTGACGAGAGTGCCCCACACGGTACCGGCTTCTCGGTCAACGTCTGCCAGCTGTGGGAAGAGGCGTTTTTTGAGCGCGTCCTTCCTCAGACGAGAAAAGTAATGCTGAGGATTGGTTTCGCACTGGGGAAAAACGGGGGCGCACTCGAACCACTCGCCAAGCTGGCTTCGCTGCGTCTGGGTGGGACCGTGGGAACAGGTAATCAGTACATCAGCTGGCTACATGTGGATGACTTGAACGAGATGTTTTTGTTTGCCATTCAGAACGAAGAAGTCAGCGGCATCCTAAACGCCACAGGTCCACAACCGGTAACCAATCGAGAATTCATGAAGACGCTCCGCAAAGTACTGAACAAGGGCTGGGCCCCTCCTACGCCTGCCCCATTCGTCTGGCTGGGAGCTTATCTCGTCATGCGGACAGACCCGAGTCTTGCTTTGACTGGCCGTAACTGTGTTCCTGCAAAGCTTCTGGAGAACGGTTTTACTTTTGCTCATACCGATTTGGAAGAAGCCTTGCGAGACTTGCTGGTATAGGAGATTCGTTGATAGTTCTATACTTATTTATTTGAATGACATGTTGGCTGTTGATTTTTCACCGAAATGGATATACTATCTTTGAAATACAACATATTCCATGACTGGGATAGTAACTGTTGACGTAAGTTCAAGCGAGCCGGGATGGTGAGAGCCGGTACGGAGTCAATAAGCGAAGCGCCCCCACGAGAATGACTTCTGAACGTCACAGTAGGAAGTCACGGCAAAGACCGTTATCTTATTGAGTGGTTAAACGAAAGTTTGACAACAAGAGTGGTACCGCGAATGCATACGCCTTCGTCTCTTTTATGGAGACGAGGGCTTTTTTATTTTGAGAGGAGGAGCTATCATGATCAGCCAATCGATCGTCAGGAGCTTAGAGCATTCTACGAAAAGCTTGTTTCATGAACTAGGTCTCGACTATACAGATGACGTGAAAATCTCCGTAGAACAACCTGCTCATTTGGAACATGGCGACTACTCCACAAATATTGCCATGCAACTAGCGAAAGTATTACGAAAAGCACCCATTCAAATAGCGGAGATGTTGAAAGACAGGCTGGAAAAGGACGGCAGCATAGATCAATTGGTTAGGAAAATCGAAGTGGCTCCGCCAGGTTTTATCAATATGTACATCGACTGGGGACAATGGGCACAGAGGGACTTTGTCCTTCCTACGAATTCTGGTGATAAGGTAGTAATCGAACATACTTCGATTAATCCAAATAAGTCAGCTCATATCGGACATTTACGAAACTCATGTATTGGCGATGCTCTTGTGCGACTTTTAAAGCGTGTCGGATATAACGTGGAAGTGCACAATTATATCGACGATTTAGGCAATCAGCTAGCTGATACCGTGGTAGGGCTATTGAATGTACCCCTAAAGAAAGAGCACACACGCTTTGGGGACTTCTCCTGGGATATATATTCTCAAGTAAACAAGGAATATGAACTAAATCCACAGCTCATGGAGCAGCGAACCAAAGTCCTCCATTCGCTCGAGGAGGGGGATGAGAACTTATCTTGGGTCGGATTGCTCGTGGCTGAGCGAATCGTTCGTGAACATCTCGAAGAAATGAATGCATTTGGCATCCACTATGATTTGCTGGTATGGGAAAGCAATATCGTTAGAGAGGGTTTCTGGGATTCGGCATTCGACCTGCTGAAACAAACATCCCATTTTTATCAGGAAACTTCCGGAAAGCTCGAAGGATGCTGGGTACTCAAACAATCTTCCTCTGAATTCGAAGATAGTGATCCAGAACATAACATAGACAAGGTTTTAGTTCGTTCCAATGGAATTTTGACCTATACAGCAAAAGATATTGCTTACCATCTGTGGAAATTTGGATTACTAAATAAGGACTTCCTGTATAAGCGCTTTTCCGAAGGCTTATGGTCGACGCATAGCACTGGAACCGATTCCGCTTATGGCAAAGCAGATATGGTCATTAATGTAATCGACTATCGCCAGCAATACCCTCAAGCCATGGTTAAACAGGCTCTTGATATTTTAGGTTTCACGGCGCAGGCTGAGAAGCTCAGACACGTAAGCTATGGCGTAGTCTCCCTAAGTCCATCAGCCGCAAAAGAGCTAGGAATAGATACTTCCGCTGGAAAAGCTTCCTACGCCATGTCCGGAAGACAAGGAATTGGGGTTAAGATATCCGAATTACTCGACTTAATGGAAGGTATCATTGAGAGGAAACGTTCAAACAAGCAAGGTCTATCGAGTAGAATCATCGCGGCAGCGGCGATCCGTTACTACCTTCTCCGCTTTCATTTATCGACAGAGGTCGTTTTCGATATGGAACAAGCAACAGAAACTACGGGAAATTCAGGGGTATATTTGATGTATGCTCACGCTCGCGCCGTCAGTATTTTAAGCAAAGCTGAGGATGAATCAATCAGTAAACCACTCGTTCCAGGCGAAATCAATCAGATAGAAAAAGCTGAACACGTATTACTCAGGCATTTAGCTAACTGGCAAGATACTTTATATGTCGCCTATACCGAATTGTCTCCAAACGTCGTGTGCAATTATGCTCATGAGTTGGCAACCTTGTTCAACAATTTCTACGCATCTTGTCCCATTCTTAAAGCGAGCGAAGATCAAAAAACATTGAGACTATGGCTGACCTTACAATTCAAAGAGACAATTAGTGATGCCCTAACGGTGCTTGGGCTGCCTACGCCTGACCGTATGTAAGAGAAAGGCAGCCGGTCCACTTATGCCGGCTGCCTACTTGTGTTGTTTTTTGCTTTTTTTATACTATTTCTAATCATGGAGCATGAAAAAAGGAATAAACGCTAGTTAAGTCAAATTTCTTTGTATGATGATGCGAATATTGAATCCAACCACCCTAAGATATATAGCGGCAACTTTCCTATTCCTTATCGTTCTCCTTGGCCTGAGATGGTCTTGGTCCGAGATCTTTTCTACATGGGAGCACCTTCGTGCTGTCACGGGTGTAATTGACATGCGTGGTTGGGACTTAGAGAATTCACCCACGATCCCTCTGGATGGCGAGTGGCAATTCTTACCGAATCAATTCGTCTCTCATCAGGACGTACCACTGAAGGAAAGCCAATTCCGCAACATTCAGGTTCCGGGAGACTGGAGCAGCGCACTGTCTAGTGGGGCGGAGCACTCGTATGGGCATGGAACGTATCGGCTACGCATTCTAGTAGATCCGCTACAGCAGCCTGTCTCCTTTTGGGTTCGTGGAATACAAGCCTCATCCGGACTGGAAATAAACGGTCAAAACGAGGCGGACATCGGAAAACCTGCTGAGAATGCACAGGAGTACTCCCCAAAAAATATCTCATACACAGCTTCGTACGCTGTTGAAGGTACAGAAGAGATAGAATTACTTATTCGAGTAGCCAACTTTGAAGATCCTTTTAACGGTGGGATTATACGCTCCATTCGCTTTGGCTCTCAGGCGTCGATAGATTACGTGCGCTGGTATTCCATCGGGTTTCAATTGGTTACTTTTATTGTTTTGATGCTTCACTCTTTATACGCATTCATTCTCTATCTATTTAATCCTCGGGAACGGGCCTTGTTTCTTTTCGGCCTGCTGACGATAGCGGTCGCAGTATCGGTTGTGGCTGGTCATGATAACATTCTCTTGCTGTGGCTGCCGATCAATTACACATGGGCGTTGAAGATCAAATTGCTCTCCCTCGTATGGCAAACGTTTTTCATTCTTCTTGTCTTTCGCAGACTCTCCTCGGCTTCTTCGAACAATGGATGGTTGCGAGTGTACACTTGGGCGCTCGTCTCTTATTCAGGATTTCTATTAGCTGCAACTGCCCCATTGGTGAATGGATCGGTTGCATTAGGGATATTTATGTTCTTCTATACCTTCCCTTTTGTTTGGTTTGTTTATGTAATCGGAACGATGATCTTCAGGAAGCAAGCAGACATCGACACTGTCTTCTTGCTACTATGCGCAGCGGGCATTATGTCTAACCTTCTTTGGAGCTTATGGAATAATTATCGGGAGGTTACAGTCGTCTACTACCCATTCGATATCATTGCAGCCATTGTTGGTTTTTCTACGTACTGGTTCAAAAAATTCTTTCGTCATTCTATGGAAAACACGAAACTCAACGAACAGTTAAAGCAAGCTGACAAGCTGAAAGACCAATTTCTCGCCAATACGTCACACGAACTGAGAACTCCTTTGCACGGTATTATGAACATCGCTCAGACCGTTGTAACGAATGAGAAAGAGAAGATGAGTACAAAAAGCCTTAAAGACATGGAACTGCTTATCACCATAAGCAAGCGCATGTCACATATGCTTGGCGATCTTCTCGATGTCGCACGCCTCCAGGAACACCGTATTGTCCTGCAGCAAGAGCCCTTAAAAATTCAATCAATCGTTCCCGGTGTAATCGCCATGTTGAAGTTCATGGTAGATGGCAGGCCAATCCATCTACAAGTGGACATAGCAGAATCGATGCAGCCTGTCATGGCCGATGAAAAAAGACTCGTGCAAATTTTGTATAACTTATTGCATAACGCTCTCAAATATACAGAAGAAGGAAAGATCTCCGTTGCCGCCGAGATTCAAGAGGGACGAGTTGTCATTCATGTCTCTGATACCGGGGTCGGCATGAATGAGGAGACACAGGCGCGTGTATTTCTCCCTTATGAACAGGGCTCTTATGGAGTAAGCGACGGAAGAGGAATCGGACTGGGCCTTAGCATCTGCAAACAGCTGGTAGAATTGCACGGTGGTGAGCTTACCATTCGCTCCGAGTTGAGTAAAGGTTCCGTATTCAGTTTTGATTTGCCAATCGCCAACTTGTCGGATGTCCATTTGTCACAAGACGCTCTTCCTTCCCAACATATAGCGGATGGAGCGGAAGAAAGGTCCCTTGGATTCATTTTTCCAGACAGCGCAATTGGCGAATTGGCTACGACCGTAGTTACCCCACCTCTTTTAAGTGATGGAAAGGTGAACATTCTTGCAGTGGATGACGACCCGGTAAATCTGAAAGTGCTCGTGGGAATCCTGTCGACGGAACCATATACCATCACAACAGCGAATTCGGCACGCGAAGTATTGGAATTGCTAGGCACACAGCAATGGGATCTCTTGATTGCCGATGTCATGATGCCGCACATGTCCGGCTACGAGTTGACGCAGAGAGTACGCGAGCATTACTCGGTATCAGAGCTTCCCGTTTTGCTACTCACTGCACGTAGTCAGCCTGCTGATATCTATACCGGATTTTCGGCAGGAGCGAACGATTATGTGACCAAGCCAGTAGA is a window from the Brevibacillus choshinensis genome containing:
- a CDS encoding aspartate/glutamate racemase family protein; protein product: MKTIGLIGGMSWESSHVYYQLVNEAVRDRLGGLHSAKCILYSVDFAEIEELQNAGKWEEAGEHMADAARRLEAAEADLIVLCTNTMHKLAYAIQGATSLPFLHIADATAMKIKADGQQRVGLLATRFTMEQDFYTGRLRDTHGLDVLIPDEQGRQTVHEIIYEELCRGIIREESKLAYLKVISELIEAGAEAIILGCTEIGLLITQADCSVPVYDTTEIHAISAVEAALQKE
- the phnX gene encoding phosphonoacetaldehyde hydrolase, with the protein product MKAVVFDWAGTMVDYGCFAPLAVFLQVFKNRGIELTAEEAREPMGMLKRDHIQTLCKMERVATLWQEKYGRTPDENDVDELYADFEPMLMETLHEYATPVPGAVELANRLRTQGIKLGSTTGYTRKMMDVVTVSAKEQGYAPDVLVTPSEVPAGRPYPWMCYQNAMLLDCYPMGAMVKVGDTTSDMKEGRNAGMWTVGVLKGGSELGLSQEEVQQLPEEVLEEKLARATERLLEAGAHYVIDEIGCLDEVLAQINERMAVGE
- the rpiB gene encoding ribose 5-phosphate isomerase B → MKIALASDRGGYALKQYILEELVADQVDVKDFGCDDPTSDDYSKGYPDYAEMVAKAVASGTYDRGILVCGTGIGMSIAANKVKGVRCALVHDTFSAEQTRLYNDSNVLALGEMIIGHTLGHEIVKTWLHTPFVGNVKRLEKIKELEEA
- a CDS encoding putative 2-aminoethylphosphonate ABC transporter permease subunit; the protein is MKASVMQQSGKSVQKWLITLVVVALLATVLLPLTQLFSKAFYDRAGNFIGLNNFLTYFSTPALSQSLTNTMHISVMTTVVAVILAFLFAYALTRSGIRGKRAFRAVALLPLFAPTMMHGIALTYLFGNQGLVTTGIFGMLPFTWDIDLYGPVGIILAEIVYVFPQAYLILAVSMAFADYQLYEAADTLGASHWRKFWIVTIPSVKYGIVSACFVCFTLAFTDFGAPKVVGGQFSVLATDVYKQVIGQQNMTMGATVGLLLILPALVAFIVDRIVERKQHAAVTAKSKPYRIKENRIRDTFFFLFCLAMSGFLLLLMAAVVLASFVKVWPYDLSFGWQHYDFSNVAGEGMGPLWNSIVVALITAVAGTVVTFGAAYVIEKSQVWSGLRQAGYFLSILPLALPGMVIGLAYIFFFNNPANPFHGLYGTIWMLILANVIHFFAVSFITATTALKKLDPEFEMAAESMGISRAKVFWRVTVPVCTPAIVEMAVYFFINSMVTISAVVFLYAADFKLASVSIVNMDDAGDVAPAAAMSVLIVLLNIIARAGAERIAARIRKRSAWTNQEKGAGGVNDKSSCL
- a CDS encoding putative 2-aminoethylphosphonate ABC transporter substrate-binding protein produces the protein MKKWHYPLLASFLSIAVLTGCGQASQSQTNTQGSTSGGSAASQSGEITVYTALEDDQIKTYLESFKAKYPDVKVNIVRDSTGIVTAKLLAEKDNPQADVVWGTAATSLLVLDQQGMLEGYSPKGVEKVSAEFKDDKAPTHWVGIDAWETAFAVNTKELEKRNLPIPRSYEDLAKPEYKGMIVMPNPASSGTGLLTINGVMQLKGDANGWSYLDKLHDNMAIYTHSGSKPAKMAASGEYPIGISFGYRAITEKKKGAPIEVVFPEEGSGWDVEANALMKKAQIKPEAKLFLDWAISDEVMKAYNQNFAIVSVKQEGTSLPEGYSVDPLKQLVPLDLKKAAENREKVLAEWEKRYATKSEPK
- the phnW gene encoding 2-aminoethylphosphonate--pyruvate transaminase; translated protein: MTNQTTTDNPYLLLTPGPLTTSPRVREAMMRDWCTWDRDYNELVQEIRGKLVRLATTRFEEYTTILMQGSGTFSVEAVLSSVIPADGKLLVLTNGAYGDRMVQMARVHGIETEVIDFGEVTPVSAAPVEQLLEKDATITHIAVVHSETTTGMLNPIADIGEVAKRYGKTFIVDAMSSFGGVPMDIADLHIDYLISSANKCIQGVPGFGFIIAKTTELAACKGGARTLSLDLYDQWETMEKHNGKWRFTSPTHVVRAFYQALIELEAEGGVAKRYERYKRNQQILSEGLERLGFTILLPKQSQSPFITSIYYPNSEAFSFQVLYERLKKAGFVIYPGKISQADTFRIGNIGEVYPEDMERLLAAVEENRFW